The Alosa sapidissima isolate fAloSap1 chromosome 12, fAloSap1.pri, whole genome shotgun sequence nucleotide sequence GCAGAAATCACAGTTCCGACCCTGCTGGTGCATGGCATGTACGACAAGTTTGTGCCAGTGGAGGAAGATCAGCGAATGGCAGAGGTATGTCATCAGATTCCCTGAGAGGGCCCTCACTACAACACTTCAGTCTGTACATATGAGTTCCATTAGGATCACTGCTTCTCAAGATATAGTCAACCGTGTCATGAGGGTTCATCACCACATGCCACTGAACAACAAGTGAAATGTCATCTTTGAATTGCCATTGCATTAATACTGCCAAACGTTTACAGGGAAGTTGgcagtgtgtttttattttcatccTTTTTGCGATGCCACTCTGACTCAACCTGTCTGTCTCATCACAGATTCTCCTCCTGGCCTTCCTCAAAATCATCAACGAGGGCAGTCACATGGTGATGATGGAGTGCCCTGAAACCGTCAACACCCTCTTGCATGAGTTCTTCCTGTGGCAGCCCGACGCCCCGAGAAAACCCAAACAAGAAGCAAAGCCTGCACCCGACAACGTGTCTGTAAGCAACGGGGACACTAAGCCATCGTCAGAGACTAAGTCCAAAATCAAGAACAAATAACGGTCTAGAAGCTCTTTTTTGTAAGGAAGAGATTCAGTGGCTTGCTTGAAGGTCGTGCCAAGTGTCCTCACAAAGAGGGTACGTTCCTTCCAGAAGAGCTTAACGGAGGAGATGGGTCAAACCAAAATAGCACCCATCCTCGTCTTTTGCACTGAAGTAAACAAAGCAGGGAAGCACTCAGGACAGAGACACAGGGAAGGCTGTGATGGCCCAGCGCTCCTTTCTGATGGTTGTTCTCTCAAGCTGTTTGGTAGGCTAGAGAAGAAGGATGATGGCAGGTCTAAGAGGGCCTGTCAATACTGTATTAAGCACAGCACTGGCACAGATACAGTTTACAGACTTGTACACCACAAGAGCTGGTACGGTGTATGCAATGGTGGATCTATGTGTGGGTGACATAGGCAGCTGCCGAAGGGGGCATTTTACAGGGTGCAGCACGGATTGCCTGGGAGGGATGGAATAAAGGATCAGTTGGCACAGTTGATTTTTGATTGAATTCATTTGCATGTCATGTTAAAGATATCATGTTATTGTGTAGGTCAGTTAACCTTGTCAGAGTGGGCACACAGATTCTAGTTTGTGAACTAAGCAAGCCTGGGAGGGTCTTCCACTTAGAGGTATACAAAGGGAATGAAGGTAGCTTGACCTGAGGTTTCCCCACTGGATGGTAGAAGGAGTGGCACATCTATTTAAGTTTATACAGAACCAAATACTACCAAATAAACCAAAATTCATTCATGATACTGTAAATATATAGTTTTACAAATATATTGGGGTTTTTTTTCAGTTTGTGCTAAATCCTTTACGATAATATAAAACCAGTCTGCacacaattgtgtgtgtttgggaggagTGTCCATGCCACCACACAAGCTACAACTGCCACTGGGTGTATGGTAAATCAGGCAAGGTTGAGAACCAATGGTCATTTGTGTGAAGGATAAACAGTAATGTTTGGACGAAGGACATTGCTCACTACTGTTCCTAACTACTATGAGAAAGTTATCAGGTTATCATTCTTTCATGCTCTTCAGGTAAGGGCTTCTGGTTTACAGATAATACTTTCGCTCGATATTAATTCCTTTACTCTCTGATTTTTATATTATAGAAAGGGTTTAGGGTTTACTCAGAGAAAGAGTTGAAAATGTTAGAGATTGACAAGATTGTGGACACAGACAGTGACTGCTGTCAACACAGGTTTCATTATTGTGTTATTGTGGTTTTATGGGTCATGTGGAAACTTCAAGTCTGATCCCTTAGAAATGATACAGGAATTATCAAACATGTCTATGTTGTTAATATCAGTACAATTCAGAATCGAAAACATGCATTGTATCCAAAGCAACATTGTCCAGACGCCTtactcttttatttttttaaaagaacaTTATGCTGACATTGGGTTATTATTCATGGACACAAATAAATGGGTTTCTTGAAATAATAGAATACATGGGACACATTATGAATGAATTGGATTgtaaatcatcatcatctctaTGTATTGTGGAGTATGTTGCTTTCCATGCGTGTATCAAGACAAGGAAACACTGCTGGcagtatttttttcttcttcagggAAATACCAGTGAACTGGGCAAATTATGCAACATTAACACTTtggttttctgttttgttctgGTTTGGATTGTTAAGACaaggttttaaaaaaatcacTCTATGCCGTTTCTGAACAATGTGACTTTTTGCtgctattttatattgttgaacACTAACAGTCATTTAGACTTCCAGATTGAGAAATGCTTTCACACAGCAAATGTAGTATTGTACATGTACAAACTGTCCCCAGCAAGTACAAGGCATCCAGTTGTAACTATCTAGTGTAACATCTGTATTATCATTGAGTGCTGATACTACTGGGCTGTAACTGGCGAGGAATACATATCTCACCAGGTCTACCTCTAAACAACTTGCTATTTTACTTGAGGATTGGGAACATCGTTGTCTGTTTGAAACTGTGGTTACTGTCACTGATTAAACAAATACAAGGCTGTGAAAACATTTCAGGAATGCCTAAAATATTActggttgtttttatttttccagaAATTAAGACATTAAAGAAaatgaaatttaaaaaaagcacTACGATTTCTTTTACATTATACATAAAACATATGACTTCATTTACATAAAATCATCACAAAGATCACAAAGTTACTAATACAAAGGCATACAAATGTGTGCTGTGATCTACTACAGACAGTACATTTTATAGCCTAATTTGAACCTATCCATTGAAAACAATCATAACAGGTTTGACCAAAAACCTTACCCATTCCTGAAAGAATCTCCCTAGTGCACAAGTGTGAATGAAATGCATTTGTCCATAACTACCTGTGAACTACCTGATAACATCCCTGCCAACTAACACCAACtaaaactgattttttttttttaatgccacTCTGACTCAACCTGTATATGACAACCTAATACAACAATGAGCTTTGCTAACACTAAACCACGTGTTCTAAAAAGGTGCTTGGCATCGTGCAACAACCTGATAACCTGACAAGGATGCATTCTAATgataagagaaaaagaaaaaaaaaaaaactgaacaaaGTATTCCCTatgtgtatatacatatatttataatATGCTGCTAAAAAATATACTGCTATACCGCTAATAAAACTAGATTGTAAATGGTTTGCTATTTACATTCACTTGAATATGTTTCGTTTCTTGATCTCATGCTGTACCTTTCTCACAAGTTGTACAGTAGTTTTCACATGTTTCATTTCTAGTCTGACTTATGCTGATGAATAATGCATTCCAGTACAGCCCTGGGCCAGCAGAGCAATGTCCTTGAACTGTGACTTAAAATGAAACTTCTCCTTCATCAGTCCAAAAAAAGATTCAGTCTAATCTTCTACACACTAGTGCCACCTTGTGCTCACACCTCTAGTTGCTCCTCTATCTAAAAGTCTGGATGAACTTATGAGATGACGGTTGGAGTGATTAATATATTGCTCACCCCCAAGCAGCAGAGTTCACACAGGACTGTACCATTTTATTTCGTAGTTGGTAAGTTACGAACACGGGTTGTCTCCTGTGGTTTGACGTGTCCAGTGTTGCTATAAGCTAGTGGTCCACCTTGTTTTTCACATAACTGCTATGGTTTTCTCAATTAAAAATGCTTCTTAAACATGCATCTGATGCTTAGTGTTCAGTAACACTGTTAATGCAGCTCTATACTCTATTGGTACGATGCGCCCACCACTGCCGCCTCTTCAGGATGTTCAGTGGCCCGCCCTGATGTCTGCTGGTCTCAGCTGTCGCTCCCCCTCGGCCAGGAAGATCTGCATGGCCCGGTACAGCAGGTGCACTCCCAGCTCCCGTTTACGCTTCGCCATCCAGGTGGACACGACCCCGTAATAGTCTCCACGCTTCTGATTGGTCAGCATCTTCACACCTGATTTATGCATCAATGTGAATGGACATTAGGAATGAGCTAGCACAAGACTGTTACTACCTGAGCTACAACAATCTGTAAGAGGAGACTGCCAACTGACTATAATGAACAAAAAGTTTCACACATTCATAATTCACAACAACACACTTACATAACAATTGTTGAAGTAGGGTGCAGGGAATATTAAAATTGATCATTGTAGGCAAAGTTTTGAATAGACTGACAAAATGTTAGTGATTTGTTTACCCACCGATTGCATCCACCATGCTCGCCTCCCGGGTAAACGCTTCCACTGGGATTACATTCTGGAAACAGTGGAGGGATATCACGCCATGTTCAGCGTTCCACACGTCCAGAATGTGCTTAACCTTCGAGCAGAGTTTCTGGAGCACAGGAAGACAAATTGATCTTAAGACATGAAATTCAACAGTTGTTCATCTTTCAAGTCAAGTGttacaatataaaaaaaacattaaaaacacacacacacacacacacacacattttttttgttttggttttaaaTAGGGCAGCCCACCTTAGAAGTCTTATCTCCTCTGTAGTACTCCAAAGCCTCATACAGATGACTGTATGGGCGAGAGCGCTTGCCCTTGCCAACATAGAAGATGGCACTGACAAAGGTCTGGAAACATTCCTTAGGGGTCATGGCTTGACTTCGGAAGGGTAAGTTATTTGTCACTCTGAGGAGAACACATAGATAAGaaaattaagcaataagccccgagaggccataGGTTCCACTCATTTTAGAAAAGCTAAGGGGCATTGTTAGGCACAACGCGCAGCGGAGTTTGTGTTGGATTTCACAAGCACCAtgcgtgattcagccaatcataatcaaggaccggaactatctaACTATTTTAGAATATTTAATATTGTACCTGGTAAATCTGTATTCCACATTCCATAGCATTCTAGTGGTAGATCAGGAAATACTAAAATAGGACTCACCTGGGATCAAGGAGCAAATAATTGAAGCTGGACTTAATGACACCTTCTCGCCACTTCTTATTCTGGTCAGGTTGGTCAAATTGCTGACAAAGGACATATTCATCGTCTTTGGAGTCGGGTAAAATAAATGTGTGCAAAGCCCTTCTGAGCTCAGGGCTATAGTCTATATtaggggagaaaaagaaattTTGTACCTCACATAAAATATAGCAAATTTGGCCATTCACAAAGCTTAAAAAAAATGGTTTGCTGTCAATTCTACTGAGATTGTAATGAAGACAATTCATATGGATACACTTACCAGTGTTTCCTTGGACGGACTGTGGTTGACTGGTGGTTTCTTGCTGAAGGCGGCGAAGCCGCTCCATGTATACCGGTCGGGTCCGGTTAGTTATGGGACCAGGGGCTTCTCCCAGCTCGACCAGCTTCTTCCTGAGCTCCTTGTCTGTCAAACCTTTGAATTCACTGAGCACATCGTCAGCAGGCTTAACATTCTCCTTCCCTTTGCTCGGGCTCGTCTTGAAGGAGCGCCAGTCGTACAGCACCGTCTCATCACTGATAGTACTACTGAGGTTGGAGCTGATGGACGTGTTTGCCGTGGGCGGTACGTGGGTCTCGATCAGCTCGTGGCccccctctgtgtctgtgtagagGTACTCCACAGGCTCATCCACGTCTACTAGATGAGGACGTCCTCCCGGAGTGTAAGACAGGTTGGCCAGCGATTGGGGCCTGCAGTGGCCAGACAAGCGACTCATGCTGTACCGGGGGGTGCATCCGGTGCCTGGTGTGTCAGGGGGATTTTTCTCTGGCGTGTCAACACTGGACAGGGACGATGTCTGAGACTCCAAATCTGTGATCCAAGAGTCCTCCACGCTCTCTTTGCTACCCTCCTGAGTGCTTCCTCCAGGCTTACAATTAGACCCTTTTCCACTGGAGCTGGAGAGATCATCAGTGATGAGTTTATCACCACTGGATACTTTCTCCTTTCCAAGACCAGCTGCCAACGTATTGCCCTTGGTGATTCCAAACGGGCCTGTAAACTTCTCACAAGTTCGTTTATCAAGAATAAAAGTATCAGCCATACTGTCTGACAGGATGACTGTATCTGCTTGGCTAAGTCCATCGCATGAAGCTGGACACTGATCGGCCGTCAGTGTCTCTACTTGACTCTGGGAATAGACGGAGTTCGAAGGCTCACCATACCTGGCCCCTGAGTAGGGCGAGTTATGATAAACGGCACCTGGTGTGTACCTCGGGTCTGCAGGACTGTCCTGTGATCTTGTTGGACGACGCGTGCGCGTCGGCGTTGGCAGGGTCACTTCAAAGAGGCAAGAGGATGACAGCGAGGAGGAACTCTGGCTGGCTTGCTGCGAACAGCGGCTCAGCCGCGAGCGTGTCCTGCCAGTAACGAAAGGACTTATGACAGCGTCACAATCCTCACTTTGAGGCTCCTTTCCTCTTTGTGAAAACACCTCACATTTTGACGTCCTTCTCTCACATGTGAGATTACTCATCATTTCTGTAACCTCTGCCACCGGGGCTGACTTCTCCCACGTAAActctgcactgacacaggcactTTCTCTATCCTGTCTAgagtctctttctgtctgtaggGCACCCGCCCCTGTGTGTCCACTACTGTGTCTCTCTGGTTGACAACAATCTGCACCATTATGTGAAGACTCCCTCTTAGGCTCTGTATGTGGTTCTGTAACAGCACATACTGGACTGCATTGGTTTTCCTCAGAGCCTCCGTGGACATCCTCCAGCGGTGACTCATTCTTCTTGAATAGCGAGACCCCAATGGCGCTTTTGTATTCTTCACTGTCACAGCTACTGTACTGACTATTCCCACTGCGGCTGCTGCTCCCTGAACTGGATAAGGGCTGGACTCGATTCTTTGGATCCCTGACATTGTGGGTGAACACTTCGTCTTGACTGTCCTGTTCAGTTGGCCAGCATCCCAGGACAGTCTTTTCAAAGTCCTCCTCTGTCCTGCCATCGTCACGGGAAAACACAAAAACGTGGTCAGGGGACGTGACATCAATGCCCTGATGATGCAACACTGTAGCCATTCGCTCAGTGTCAAAGAATTCAGAGTAGTTGGTGAAGTCAACAGTAGAATCACAAGACTCGGAACTCTCCTGTGCAGGGCATCGTCTTGGAGATTCGGCGTCGAAAACAGGGAAGTACTCGTCCACGTCTCTGAAGCTGACACTTTTGCGGCTGGCGCGGCGGGAATACACAGCTGACTGACGTGGCGGAGGGAGGACATCAGAGCCCCTATGACCAACGCGCTCATATTGTAAAGCTCTGCCGTCGGGAAAAGCTACATCTTCCTGAAGAGCTGGCAGGACGGAGTGGTCTCTGATGCCCGCAGCAGACATTCGAGTGCTGGAGAGGACGGCTGGTGGCTCAAAATCCAAAACTGAATCTCGAGGACCACGGAGATCAGAGAAGTCCGAGAGCTCCAGGCGGTTGGGCCCTCGCCAGCTGGGCCTGCCGCCGATTCCTGAGAAGTTGAGAGATGAGGACCTACGTGTGCTGCTTAAAGGATCATCCCCCATGTCACTCAGCATGGACATTCCATGAGAAGCCATGCTGTACTCATCCATGGCAGAACAGTAGGAGCGGTCTCTACCAGCCTGGCCTGtgtaaacagctgaaaaaaaaagaaaaaacagtgTGAAATGCAACGTTCTGGCCTGGTTTTAGTGCTTTAACAAATATTGAAAGTGATCACACCCCTGTTTTCTAAGGGTTTTGAACTGTGTTGTCTTCATGCATTATAAAATCAAATTTTTCCAAAAGGTATATACTATACTGATTTGAAAGGATTGCAAACAATTGTTTAGAGACACTAGCAACTGCCAAACTGAGTTATTGTGTGTTACACAAATGTACTACCAAAATACTACATCAATATGGGATCACTACAGTCTGTTGGCTTTCCCACAGAACAAATGTGCCATAATTAGGAGAGGTATCTCACAATATTGGAACTTGGGAAACTCCTCAGTCTCAGCTTGCACGGCCTGACACTCATGTTCTGAGAGAAGCAAAGCACATCGACGGTTGTCCTGTTGTTCAGCCAGTTCACCAGCTTTGTTGCCATCCTAAACATATAGGTTTCAAACATGTTACGCATAATACAAACACTTAATACCAGAAAACAATACATATATGATTGTTTCCATTTTCCTAGCTTCTTACTGTGTCCTACATATCCTTCACAGCTTGTGTTAATTATTTATGGACAAGATAGATTCAAAAGAATTTTGAAATCTTACCTGGTCTTTAAGATTTGGATTGCCACCATTTTTTAATAGTAATTTGAGATTCTGATAACAGCCCCACAGAGCAGCAATATGCAGGGGAGTGAGCCCTTCAGATGACCtgtgaaaatacatttttattgtcTTATGTAGCCTAGCACAAAATAACCATCAGCTTAGAACTTTAAAAGCAGGGGATATACAGTAAAAAAGAATAATATGGGTTTGTACTGTGTTAGTCTTACAAAGTGTGACCAGCCCTGAAGAAAAGAAACTCTTAAACAAGAATAGTGAAATAAACTGGTAAATTAATGCCTGttatcaaaaatctgttttCATAGTGTTGTAGCGCTTTACAAATGATGGAAATCATAGACTAACCTGAGATTTGGGTCAGCCCCATGTTGTAGAATAAGCTTCAGGCAGCGGATTCCCTTCTCGGACTCTTTACCTACAGCCAAGTGTACGGCCGCGACACCCTTTTCAAGAATTGAGTTTGGGTTAGCTCCTTGGGACAACAATGACTGCACAGACCTGTCAAGAGAGTACACATACTTAAGTCCATTATCTAACATTCAACAACACACTTCCAGGGTGCATGTCTGCTGGTGTGATTTGTGCATCGTGTAATGTAAGTAGCAATACGTTAAGATGTAACATTAATATAATTTGCTGCCGGGGTTTGCTTTGAAGACAGCATAATCACAATGCTACAAGACAAAAACAATACTGAGCGAAAGTTAACTTCGTTAGCAACTAGTGTTGTTTCCAAAACATTGTATTACCTTGGATCTTCATTGCCCACCGCTTTGCATAGCTGTGATACCAGGTTTGTATCAGAAAGCATGACTTGATCCTTAAGAAGCAGAGTCTATGGTAAGAAGAAAACAGTTAGCACAGCGCTAAAGTAATAACCGCAATCGATGGGCCTACTGTTTAGCAATCCAGCTAGCTCGCTGTTTTCAAGCATTCAAaccacatacaagcatacaacCCCCCTCCGCCCCACACGGGACTGCATTTACACATCATATGCAATTGCTCCTAAACTAAATCTTGAGTTAAATAATAAGGTGGTAAGTTTTAACAGTACATGCCTATGTTACTCCATGAATTCGAGGTTAAAATTCCCTCCTTGTTTTTTGAATCCGCCTCTTCGCAGACTTTAGTTCCCGCCTACCAGAGGAACTGATTGGTTCGTTTCAAGTTCTCAGCTCCTTTACCCAAGGCCACCTCTACCGCTCTGCTTTTACTCAGTCCATAGACATAGAAATATAGTCAATGACCCAGCTACGTTAAGTTAGACAGTGCTCATGTATATCTATGGACAATGCTACGCTCAATTCGTTTAAAACAATGCTCATCACAAAAATAATGCTGCCAAGTTATGCACGCCCTGGTGGTGCAATCATCTTTACCCACAAAACTGTCACAAGACAGATGTACGTAGTTGACACTAGATGTGCACCAATTTGTGAAGACCCTAGGCCTATACTCATAATACATACTCAAACTGAGTTGCAGTAGTTTGACATCTGCTTAGTATCTTATCTTCATTCAATTTTGAATCAGACTTCACTCAAAACAAAAGGGACCTGGATGAATTCTGTACTGATCATGTTTGCAGTGATGCTGAGTGCTTTGTAATGAAGGGACCTAAATGGGCCAACACATTTGTGTATCCATCCACTCCAACCAAGTAACTGAGGCGGTGATCAATTAGACTCTTTACAGACTGGCAAAGACATAACGGGATTGTATGCTTAAAAAACACATTGAAGACCACATTATGGAAAACATTTATTGtattgaaaatacaaaaacttCCAATGAAAGTAATAAATCAAGAAACAAACTTTTGGCATGCGGCCTCCCAAAAATCGACCCATACAAGTTCTCTTACGATGATAAAGCCCCGTCTGCATCTACGCAACACATCAATCTGTATAAATTTAAATACTGCTCAAAACTACACAGCCACAAAAATCACATTATTGCACTTCAAGAGTGCACGGCTCACCACATTGGGTAGTTAAGAAAATAATTCTTAAAATATGCTCTGCTTAAAACATTTTTCCTCATTAAAAGTATTCATTTGTAAGCTTTCTGAGTCACATTGGTCAGTCACATTATTAAAAACCTGAAGAACAGCTGAGGACAGTGTATGTAGACTTGATACCTAAATCATAACTGCAGTTGGTCCAGGATCACTTTCTAGAAACAATTCAACCAACAAGTGTGACAGACTGAAGGAGCAAATACATACTGATAatacatttcaatttcaaaatatgCCTTATATTAAAAGGCCTGCTCGCTTacaattcatttatttttaagtTACTTTACCATCATTagagaactttttttttaaaggataggTGTGTAAACAATGATTAAAATATCCAAATAGAAAACATAGCAAAGCACTGCAATCATAAGCGTTTAAAAGTTTGTTTCTCAGACCTCAATGACTGAGGGAAAAAACATGGCAAATACATCCAATAAGCCTTTTATGGAGTTTCACCAGTTGTTTCCAAATACAAATGTCACAGACTCCAAAAGTAGCTTCTGAACAACTATACTGTACttgtttctttttaatattgTACCCAATTTAGCAGCAACACAGTATCAATTGCTTTTTAATTGCTAAAGCCAATTTTTTTCCTAATGAGTGTAACTTATCATTTCTGTTCCCATTATCATTTCAAGCTGCCCtttaaaacaaaaactaaatttctcAGATCTATCAGACGCAAGTACAAACATTACAGGTGCTCAATGAAGGCATAAGGAGTGAGTGGCATTGTGCTAGCAgatttcaatatttttttcaaaatattACCATGATATATTTTGTGAATACATATCTGAGAAACAATATTTGCATTTTAACATACACATCATT carries:
- the ankle1 gene encoding ankyrin repeat and LEM domain-containing protein 1 isoform X2 codes for the protein MLSDTNLVSQLCKAVGNEDPRSVQSLLSQGANPNSILEKGVAAVHLAVGKESEKGIRCLKLILQHGADPNLRSSEGLTPLHIAALWGCYQNLKLLLKNGGNPNLKDQDGNKAGELAEQQDNRRCALLLSEHECQAVQAETEEFPKFQYSVYTGQAGRDRSYCSAMDEYSMASHGMSMLSDMGDDPLSSTRRSSSLNFSGIGGRPSWRGPNRLELSDFSDLRGPRDSVLDFEPPAVLSSTRMSAAGIRDHSVLPALQEDVAFPDGRALQYERVGHRGSDVLPPPRQSAVYSRRASRKSVSFRDVDEYFPVFDAESPRRCPAQESSESCDSTVDFTNYSEFFDTERMATVLHHQGIDVTSPDHVFVFSRDDGRTEEDFEKTVLGCWPTEQDSQDEVFTHNVRDPKNRVQPLSSSGSSSRSGNSQYSSCDSEEYKSAIGVSLFKKNESPLEDVHGGSEENQCSPVCAVTEPHTEPKRESSHNGADCCQPERHSSGHTGAGALQTERDSRQDRESACVSAEFTWEKSAPVAEVTEMMSNLTCERRTSKCEVFSQRGKEPQSEDCDAVISPFVTGRTRSRLSRCSQQASQSSSSLSSSCLFEVTLPTPTRTRRPTRSQDSPADPRYTPGAVYHNSPYSGARYGEPSNSVYSQSQVETLTADQCPASCDGLSQADTVILSDSMADTFILDKRTCEKFTGPFGITKGNTLAAGLGKEKVSSGDKLITDDLSSSSGKGSNCKPGGSTQEGSKESVEDSWITDLESQTSSLSSVDTPEKNPPDTPGTGCTPRYSMSRLSGHCRPQSLANLSYTPGGRPHLVDVDEPVEYLYTDTEGGHELIETHVPPTANTSISSNLSSTISDETVLYDWRSFKTSPSKGKENVKPADDVLSEFKGLTDKELRKKLVELGEAPGPITNRTRPVYMERLRRLQQETTSQPQSVQGNTDYSPELRRALHTFILPDSKDDEYVLCQQFDQPDQNKKWREGVIKSSFNYLLLDPRVTNNLPFRSQAMTPKECFQTFVSAIFYVGKGKRSRPYSHLYEALEYYRGDKTSKKLCSKVKHILDVWNAEHGVISLHCFQNVIPVEAFTREASMVDAIGVKMLTNQKRGDYYGVVSTWMAKRKRELGVHLLYRAMQIFLAEGERQLRPADIRAGH
- the ankle1 gene encoding ankyrin repeat and LEM domain-containing protein 1 isoform X1, with the protein product MLTLLLKDQVMLSDTNLVSQLCKAVGNEDPRSVQSLLSQGANPNSILEKGVAAVHLAVGKESEKGIRCLKLILQHGADPNLRSSEGLTPLHIAALWGCYQNLKLLLKNGGNPNLKDQDGNKAGELAEQQDNRRCALLLSEHECQAVQAETEEFPKFQYSVYTGQAGRDRSYCSAMDEYSMASHGMSMLSDMGDDPLSSTRRSSSLNFSGIGGRPSWRGPNRLELSDFSDLRGPRDSVLDFEPPAVLSSTRMSAAGIRDHSVLPALQEDVAFPDGRALQYERVGHRGSDVLPPPRQSAVYSRRASRKSVSFRDVDEYFPVFDAESPRRCPAQESSESCDSTVDFTNYSEFFDTERMATVLHHQGIDVTSPDHVFVFSRDDGRTEEDFEKTVLGCWPTEQDSQDEVFTHNVRDPKNRVQPLSSSGSSSRSGNSQYSSCDSEEYKSAIGVSLFKKNESPLEDVHGGSEENQCSPVCAVTEPHTEPKRESSHNGADCCQPERHSSGHTGAGALQTERDSRQDRESACVSAEFTWEKSAPVAEVTEMMSNLTCERRTSKCEVFSQRGKEPQSEDCDAVISPFVTGRTRSRLSRCSQQASQSSSSLSSSCLFEVTLPTPTRTRRPTRSQDSPADPRYTPGAVYHNSPYSGARYGEPSNSVYSQSQVETLTADQCPASCDGLSQADTVILSDSMADTFILDKRTCEKFTGPFGITKGNTLAAGLGKEKVSSGDKLITDDLSSSSGKGSNCKPGGSTQEGSKESVEDSWITDLESQTSSLSSVDTPEKNPPDTPGTGCTPRYSMSRLSGHCRPQSLANLSYTPGGRPHLVDVDEPVEYLYTDTEGGHELIETHVPPTANTSISSNLSSTISDETVLYDWRSFKTSPSKGKENVKPADDVLSEFKGLTDKELRKKLVELGEAPGPITNRTRPVYMERLRRLQQETTSQPQSVQGNTDYSPELRRALHTFILPDSKDDEYVLCQQFDQPDQNKKWREGVIKSSFNYLLLDPRVTNNLPFRSQAMTPKECFQTFVSAIFYVGKGKRSRPYSHLYEALEYYRGDKTSKKLCSKVKHILDVWNAEHGVISLHCFQNVIPVEAFTREASMVDAIGVKMLTNQKRGDYYGVVSTWMAKRKRELGVHLLYRAMQIFLAEGERQLRPADIRAGH